From Streptomyces sp. NBC_01460, a single genomic window includes:
- a CDS encoding LacI family DNA-binding transcriptional regulator has translation MGRVAGIKDVARQAGVSVGTVSNVINRPEAVLPDTRARVLAAIEELGYVRSESARQLRAGRSRIMALLVLDMGNPFFVDIARGAERAARDAGLGVMVCNTGQSQEEEAEYLGLFAEQRVCGVLVTPADATGGNLEAFARHRIPYVLVDRVAATTDTCAVSVDDVRGGMLAVGHLVSAGHRSVAYVSGPGDLHQIRDRREGALAALAEAGLGPEALVEIPSDRLDVAAGRDAGARLLGLVPRPTAVFCANDLLALGVLQSLYAAGVRVPQDVAIVGYDDIEFAAAAAVPLTSVRQPAVVMGRMAAELLLEEADDGDGSHRHRSVVLQPELVVRASSAAPR, from the coding sequence GTGGGGCGTGTGGCAGGGATCAAGGACGTGGCCCGGCAGGCCGGAGTCTCGGTGGGCACGGTCTCCAATGTGATCAACCGTCCCGAGGCGGTGCTTCCCGACACCCGGGCCCGTGTGCTGGCGGCGATCGAGGAGCTCGGATACGTACGCAGTGAGTCCGCCAGGCAGCTCAGGGCGGGCCGCAGCCGCATCATGGCCCTGCTGGTGCTGGACATGGGCAACCCGTTCTTCGTCGACATCGCCCGTGGCGCCGAGCGTGCCGCCCGCGACGCCGGGCTCGGCGTGATGGTGTGCAACACCGGTCAGAGCCAGGAGGAGGAGGCCGAATACCTCGGGCTCTTCGCCGAGCAGCGGGTCTGCGGGGTGCTGGTGACCCCGGCGGACGCCACCGGCGGCAACCTCGAGGCCTTCGCGCGCCACCGGATCCCGTACGTGCTGGTCGACCGGGTGGCGGCGACCACCGACACCTGCGCCGTCTCCGTGGACGACGTGCGCGGTGGCATGCTCGCTGTCGGGCACCTCGTCTCCGCCGGCCACCGCTCCGTCGCCTATGTGAGCGGCCCCGGCGATCTCCACCAGATCAGGGACCGCCGCGAGGGTGCCCTCGCCGCGCTCGCCGAGGCCGGGCTCGGCCCCGAGGCGCTCGTCGAGATCCCCTCCGACCGCCTGGACGTGGCCGCGGGCCGCGACGCCGGAGCCCGGCTGCTCGGGCTCGTGCCCAGGCCGACCGCCGTGTTCTGCGCCAACGACCTGCTGGCCCTCGGTGTCCTGCAGTCGCTGTACGCCGCAGGCGTGCGGGTGCCGCAGGACGTGGCCATCGTCGGTTACGACGACATCGAATTCGCGGCGGCCGCCGCCGTTCCCCTCACCTCGGTCCGGCAGCCCGCCGTGGTGATGGGCAGGATGGCGGCGGAGCTCCTCCTGGAGGAGGCCGACGACGGGGACGGCAGCCACCGGCACCGGAGCGTCGTCCTCCAGCCGGAACTCGTCGTACGGGCCTCCAGCGCCGCCCCACGCTGA